In Salinigranum marinum, one DNA window encodes the following:
- the galK gene encoding galactokinase: MTAGEPRAAFSEAYGRTPTAVASAPGRVNLVGGHTDYNEGLVLPMAVDLRTAVALAPRDDGRIRLRSTEFADEVVVDGLPDDPIDDRDDSWANYPLGVLVELDAAGLAPVGDGLDLLVTGDVPQGAGLSSSAALEVATAAAAYGLDPGVETGTDLPKGRLAEAAWRAETGFVGLDCGIMDQYASALCRADEALFLDCRSRETERVPFPDDDYRVVVVDTRVEHELAASAYNDRVAECREAAERLNDLLGGVDTLRDVDRDDFLAHADHLSAPLRRRVRHVVTENERVRAAAAALSAGDFDAVGDRMYESHASLRDDYEVSCRELDAVVDVAWTTDGVVGARMTGGGFGGSVVALVAADAVDEFSARVDRALSEEADVHPRTFVCASAEGVRLE, encoded by the coding sequence ATGACCGCAGGGGAGCCACGCGCGGCGTTCTCGGAGGCGTACGGCCGGACACCGACGGCGGTAGCGAGTGCCCCGGGCCGGGTGAACCTCGTCGGCGGGCACACCGACTACAACGAGGGGCTCGTGCTCCCGATGGCCGTCGATCTCCGGACCGCGGTCGCCCTCGCGCCGCGGGACGACGGTCGGATCCGTCTCCGGTCGACGGAGTTCGCCGACGAGGTGGTCGTCGACGGCCTCCCCGACGATCCGATCGACGACCGGGACGACTCGTGGGCGAACTACCCGCTGGGCGTCCTCGTCGAACTCGACGCGGCGGGGCTCGCGCCGGTCGGCGACGGCCTCGACCTCCTCGTGACGGGCGACGTTCCGCAGGGTGCGGGCCTCTCCTCGTCGGCCGCCCTCGAAGTGGCGACCGCGGCGGCGGCCTACGGGCTCGACCCGGGGGTCGAAACCGGCACGGACCTCCCGAAGGGGCGTCTCGCGGAGGCGGCCTGGCGCGCCGAAACGGGCTTCGTCGGCCTCGACTGCGGCATCATGGATCAGTACGCGAGCGCGCTCTGCCGGGCGGACGAGGCGCTCTTCTTGGACTGTCGCTCGCGCGAGACCGAGCGCGTCCCGTTTCCCGACGACGACTACCGCGTGGTCGTCGTCGACACCCGCGTCGAGCACGAGCTGGCCGCGTCGGCGTACAACGACCGCGTGGCCGAGTGTCGGGAGGCGGCAGAGCGGCTGAACGACCTGCTCGGCGGCGTCGACACGTTGCGCGACGTCGACCGTGACGACTTCCTCGCACACGCCGACCACCTGTCGGCCCCGCTTCGCCGTCGCGTCCGCCACGTCGTCACGGAGAACGAGCGGGTACGGGCGGCCGCTGCCGCGCTCTCGGCGGGCGACTTCGACGCGGTCGGCGACCGGATGTACGAGTCCCACGCCAGCCTCCGCGACGACTACGAGGTGTCCTGCCGAGAACTCGACGCCGTGGTCGACGTCGCGTGGACGACCGACGGCGTCGTCGGCGCGCGGATGACCGGCGGCGGCTTCGGCGGGAGCGTCGTCGCGCTCGTCGCCGCCGACGCCGTCGACGAGTTCTCCGCGCGCGTCGACCGGGCGCTCTCCGAGGAGGCCGATGTCCACCCGCGAACGTTCGTCTGCGCGTCCGCCGAGGGCGTCCGCCTGGAGTGA
- a CDS encoding acetamidase/formamidase family protein — translation MSLDYTVDHELSDGDEHIHNAWDNSLDPILTVEPGEVVRFECRDALDGQVGPDSDVEDLATASFDPVHPLTGPVAVEGAEPGDVLAVEFLDFEHKGWGFTGFMPGEMGLGLLPEDFADAGLHVWDLDDGAAHFVDGIEVPLDMFPGIAGVAPAETGEHDTLPPRDTGGNFDIKHLTAGSTLYLPVEVGGALFSTGDCHAAQGDGEVCVTGIEAPMFVTARFDVLKEKSITQPELETTGPFTPTGADEPMYGTAGIADDLMVATKKAVRHMIDHLEAERGLTRGEAYILCSAAVDLKISEVVDAPNWTVTAYLPESVFP, via the coding sequence ATGTCACTCGACTATACGGTCGACCACGAACTGTCCGACGGCGACGAGCACATCCACAACGCCTGGGACAACAGCCTCGATCCGATTCTCACCGTCGAGCCGGGCGAGGTGGTTCGCTTCGAGTGTCGCGACGCGCTCGACGGGCAGGTCGGCCCGGACTCGGACGTCGAGGACCTCGCGACCGCGAGTTTCGATCCCGTCCACCCGCTGACGGGGCCGGTCGCGGTCGAGGGTGCCGAACCCGGCGACGTCCTCGCCGTCGAGTTCCTCGACTTCGAGCACAAGGGCTGGGGCTTCACGGGCTTTATGCCCGGCGAGATGGGCCTCGGCCTCCTCCCCGAGGACTTTGCCGACGCGGGCCTACACGTCTGGGATCTCGACGACGGCGCGGCCCACTTCGTCGACGGCATCGAGGTCCCACTGGACATGTTCCCCGGCATCGCGGGCGTCGCCCCCGCGGAGACCGGCGAACACGACACGCTTCCACCCAGGGACACCGGCGGCAACTTCGACATCAAACACCTCACCGCGGGGTCGACGCTCTACCTCCCCGTCGAGGTCGGGGGCGCGCTCTTTTCGACGGGTGACTGCCACGCTGCGCAGGGTGACGGTGAGGTCTGCGTGACGGGTATCGAAGCACCGATGTTCGTCACCGCGCGCTTCGACGTGCTGAAAGAGAAGTCGATCACCCAGCCCGAACTGGAGACGACGGGGCCGTTCACCCCAACGGGCGCGGACGAACCGATGTACGGCACCGCGGGGATCGCCGACGACCTGATGGTCGCGACGAAGAAGGCCGTCCGGCACATGATCGACCACCTCGAGGCCGAGCGCGGGCTCACCCGTGGCGAGGCGTACATCCTCTGTTCGGCGGCGGTCGACCTGAAGATCAGCGAGGTCGTCGACGCCCCCAACTGGACGGTGACGGCGTACCTGCCCGAGAGCGTCTTCCCCTGA
- a CDS encoding mandelate racemase/muconate lactonizing enzyme family protein, with amino-acid sequence MGIDYGSLHDPNAEYTMRELSAGTMGVTAERGGGRDVEITDVQTTMVDGNFPWTLVRVYTDAGVVGTGEAYWGAGVPELIERMKPFVVGENPLDIDRLYEHLVQKMSGEGSVEGVTVTAIAGIEIALHDLAGKILDVPAYQLLGGKYRDHVRVYCDCHTADEADPDACADEAERVVEELGYDALKFDLDVPSGLEKDRANRHLRPGEIRHKAEIVEAVTERVKDRADVAFDCHWTFSGGSAKRLAAALEEYDVWWLEDPVPPENLAVQEEVTKSTTTPITVGENRYRVTEERRLIENQAVDIIAPDLPKVGGMRETRKIADVANQYYVPVAMHNVSSPVATMASAHVGTAIPNALAVEYHSYQLGWWEELVEEDVIVDGYIEIPEKPGLGVTLDMDAVEEHMVEGEELFDEA; translated from the coding sequence ATGGGAATCGACTACGGTTCACTCCACGACCCGAACGCGGAGTACACCATGCGGGAGCTCTCCGCGGGGACGATGGGCGTCACGGCCGAGCGCGGTGGCGGCCGCGACGTCGAGATCACGGACGTCCAGACGACGATGGTCGACGGGAACTTCCCGTGGACTCTGGTTCGCGTCTACACGGACGCGGGCGTCGTCGGCACCGGCGAGGCGTACTGGGGTGCGGGCGTTCCGGAACTCATCGAGCGGATGAAGCCGTTCGTCGTCGGCGAGAACCCCCTCGACATCGATCGGCTGTACGAACATCTGGTCCAGAAGATGTCCGGCGAGGGGAGCGTCGAGGGCGTCACCGTCACCGCCATCGCGGGCATCGAGATCGCCCTGCACGACCTCGCGGGCAAGATCCTCGACGTGCCGGCGTACCAGCTCCTCGGCGGGAAGTACCGCGACCACGTTCGGGTCTACTGCGACTGCCACACGGCCGACGAGGCCGACCCCGACGCCTGCGCGGACGAGGCCGAGCGCGTCGTCGAGGAGTTGGGATACGACGCGCTGAAGTTCGATCTCGACGTCCCCTCGGGGCTGGAGAAGGATCGCGCGAACCGCCACCTCCGCCCCGGGGAGATCCGGCACAAAGCCGAGATCGTCGAGGCGGTGACCGAGCGCGTCAAGGACCGCGCGGACGTCGCCTTCGACTGTCACTGGACGTTCTCGGGCGGGAGCGCCAAACGGCTCGCCGCCGCACTCGAGGAGTACGACGTCTGGTGGCTCGAAGACCCCGTCCCGCCGGAGAACCTCGCGGTGCAAGAGGAGGTCACGAAGTCGACGACGACGCCGATCACCGTGGGCGAGAACCGCTACAGAGTGACCGAAGAGCGCCGACTGATCGAGAACCAGGCGGTCGACATCATCGCCCCCGACCTGCCCAAGGTGGGCGGGATGCGCGAGACGCGGAAGATCGCCGACGTCGCCAACCAGTACTACGTGCCGGTGGCGATGCACAACGTCTCCTCGCCCGTGGCGACGATGGCCTCCGCGCACGTCGGCACCGCGATCCCGAACGCCCTCGCGGTGGAGTACCACTCCTACCAGCTGGGCTGGTGGGAAGAGCTGGTCGAAGAGGACGTCATCGTCGACGGCTACATCGAGATCCCCGAGAAGCCGGGGCTCGGCGTGACCCTCGACATGGACGCCGTCGAAGAGCACATGGTCGAAGGCGAGGAACTGTTCGACGAAGCGTAA
- a CDS encoding luciferase family protein: MNPTLAPITHGVSRWAGVDIDPTPDGVTFRVERHVLARLATSGELTVPTTPALRDQLLTDGFADGVPGRPDQARYRVRSAADVPGAIRLLRVAYLHRRAARAPHMPLDDHLRRLGASTELVALVIPADRESA; this comes from the coding sequence ATGAACCCGACACTCGCGCCCATCACACACGGCGTCTCCCGGTGGGCCGGCGTCGACATCGACCCGACCCCCGATGGAGTGACGTTCCGCGTCGAGCGCCACGTCCTCGCCCGACTCGCCACGAGTGGGGAACTCACCGTCCCGACGACGCCGGCGCTTCGTGACCAGTTGCTGACCGACGGCTTCGCTGACGGCGTCCCCGGCCGTCCCGACCAGGCCCGCTATCGTGTCCGATCGGCCGCGGACGTCCCCGGTGCGATCCGGCTTCTCCGGGTCGCGTACCTCCACCGACGCGCCGCCCGTGCGCCACACATGCCGCTCGACGACCACCTCCGCCGGCTGGGTGCGAGTACCGAACTCGTCGCGCTCGTGATCCCCGCCGACCGCGAGAGCGCCTGA
- a CDS encoding HAD hydrolase family protein — MERYDLLYRLYQDFDTGAIRDLQTFVDVFPAVDSRVALDYWQDATDELAERKDEVREAFDDGETLAEVAATANRDQAFTGLDLYSKYGRAVNVLVLDVDETLRSAGSTDNEIPRETLSVLTEFHEAGVPIVICTGQTLENVKGFLIQGLGNEIVHSTDVSIVYETGTGVFTPGHGSETKRLLYDELDPEMIGVFDRVRSRVLSEAPAEVAQGTHLQGNEFNITLKPNFDVGSPDAERIIDRAMVYLLDLLGRAVEETTDAVSTDGPELARAYFAGTDPEIENVLVSEGESVDRTLEDVPDAVAEIFERVDVAYYHADAAEIGSLELNKPRGVQAALEVLGIEDPFLIMMGDSKSDLRVMKWAAENDCGIGAAPKHSSTAVLDHVRATDELVFEPGDAASMLRTVYVMNLLAAF, encoded by the coding sequence ATGGAACGGTACGACCTCCTCTACCGCCTCTACCAGGACTTCGACACGGGGGCGATCCGTGACCTCCAGACGTTCGTCGACGTCTTCCCCGCGGTCGACTCCCGCGTCGCGCTCGACTACTGGCAGGACGCCACGGACGAACTCGCCGAGCGCAAAGACGAGGTGCGGGAGGCGTTCGACGACGGCGAGACGCTCGCCGAGGTGGCGGCCACGGCGAACCGCGACCAGGCGTTCACCGGGTTGGATCTCTACTCGAAGTACGGGCGTGCGGTGAACGTGCTCGTGTTGGACGTCGACGAGACGCTCCGCTCGGCGGGCAGCACGGACAACGAGATCCCGCGCGAGACGCTGTCCGTCCTCACGGAGTTCCACGAGGCGGGCGTCCCGATCGTCATCTGCACGGGACAGACCCTGGAGAACGTCAAGGGGTTTCTCATCCAGGGACTCGGCAACGAGATCGTCCACTCGACGGACGTGAGCATCGTCTACGAGACCGGGACGGGGGTGTTCACTCCGGGGCACGGCTCAGAGACGAAACGGCTCCTGTACGACGAACTCGACCCGGAGATGATCGGGGTCTTCGACCGGGTCCGCTCGCGGGTCCTCTCGGAAGCGCCTGCCGAGGTGGCGCAGGGCACACACCTGCAGGGCAACGAGTTCAACATTACGCTCAAACCGAACTTCGACGTCGGCTCCCCCGACGCGGAGCGTATCATCGACCGCGCGATGGTCTACCTCCTCGACCTGCTCGGCCGGGCGGTCGAGGAGACGACGGACGCGGTGTCGACGGATGGGCCCGAACTCGCCCGGGCGTACTTCGCCGGCACCGATCCCGAGATCGAGAACGTCCTGGTGAGCGAGGGCGAGTCGGTCGACCGCACGCTCGAAGACGTTCCCGACGCCGTGGCCGAGATCTTCGAGCGGGTCGACGTCGCCTACTACCACGCGGACGCGGCCGAGATCGGCTCGCTGGAACTCAACAAACCGCGCGGCGTCCAGGCCGCCCTGGAGGTGCTCGGCATCGAGGACCCGTTCTTGATCATGATGGGCGACTCGAAGTCCGACCTTCGGGTGATGAAGTGGGCCGCGGAGAACGACTGCGGTATCGGTGCGGCCCCCAAACACTCCTCGACGGCCGTCCTCGACCACGTCCGCGCGACGGACGAGCTCGTCTTCGAACCCGGGGACGCGGCCTCGATGCTCCGGACGGTCTACGTGATGAACCTGCTGGCGGCGTTCTGA
- a CDS encoding DUF7344 domain-containing protein yields the protein MSSEEIFDLLRNERRRGVIRELCSRAGQLTVRGLSERIAEQETGESPPPRCARDSVYNSLIQTHLPKLDEYEVVEYDAGRKTVALDDGAEAVTLYLEVVSPYGITWMSYYRSIAVVSMLVVLAGELGAPGIVAIPDVLWPVLFLVVVAVSMARQFWRRRWLLLNRYLT from the coding sequence GTGAGCAGCGAGGAGATCTTCGACCTGCTCCGGAACGAACGACGACGAGGAGTCATCCGAGAGCTGTGTTCGCGCGCGGGCCAGCTGACGGTCAGAGGCCTGTCCGAGCGGATCGCGGAGCAGGAGACGGGTGAGTCGCCGCCGCCCCGGTGCGCGCGCGACAGCGTCTACAACTCGCTCATCCAGACGCACCTCCCGAAACTGGACGAGTACGAGGTGGTCGAGTACGACGCGGGCAGGAAGACCGTGGCTCTCGACGACGGCGCCGAGGCGGTGACGCTGTACCTCGAAGTCGTCTCCCCGTACGGGATCACGTGGATGAGCTACTACCGGTCGATCGCGGTCGTGTCGATGCTCGTCGTTCTCGCCGGCGAACTCGGCGCGCCAGGCATCGTCGCGATCCCCGACGTTCTCTGGCCCGTGCTGTTCCTCGTCGTCGTGGCCGTCTCGATGGCGAGACAGTTCTGGCGGCGACGCTGGCTGCTGTTGAACCGATACCTCACGTGA